One genomic window of Bacillus mycoides includes the following:
- the sucD gene encoding succinate--CoA ligase subunit alpha, protein MSVLVNKDTKVIVQGITGSQGLFHTKQMIEYGTKIVGGVTPGKGGTDIEGVPVFDTVEDAVKATGANASVVYVPPAFAADAIMEAVDAKIDLVVCITEGIPVLDMVKVKRYMAGKHTRLLGPNCPGVITPDECKIGIMPGYIHKKGHVGIVSRSGTLTYEAVHQLTQEGIGQSTAVGIGGDPVNGTDFIDALKAFNEDEETHAVIMIGEIGGTAEEEAAEWVKANMTKPVVGFIGGQTAPEGKRMGHAGAIISGGKGTAAEKIKTMEACGIKVAETPAVMGETLISVLKEKGLFETCKNY, encoded by the coding sequence ATGAGCGTATTAGTTAATAAAGATACAAAAGTTATTGTTCAAGGTATTACAGGTTCTCAAGGATTATTCCATACAAAGCAAATGATTGAATACGGTACGAAAATTGTAGGTGGTGTAACACCAGGTAAAGGTGGCACTGATATTGAAGGTGTACCAGTATTTGATACAGTAGAAGATGCTGTGAAAGCAACAGGCGCAAACGCTTCAGTTGTATACGTTCCACCCGCTTTTGCGGCTGATGCAATTATGGAAGCAGTTGATGCAAAGATTGATTTAGTAGTATGTATTACTGAAGGAATCCCTGTATTAGATATGGTAAAAGTAAAGAGATATATGGCGGGTAAACATACACGTTTACTTGGACCAAACTGCCCTGGTGTGATTACACCTGACGAATGTAAAATTGGTATTATGCCAGGATATATTCACAAAAAAGGTCATGTTGGTATCGTGTCTCGCTCTGGTACATTAACGTATGAAGCTGTACATCAGTTAACACAAGAAGGTATTGGCCAATCTACTGCTGTAGGTATCGGCGGGGACCCTGTTAACGGTACAGACTTTATTGATGCGTTAAAAGCATTTAATGAAGATGAAGAAACACATGCTGTAATTATGATTGGTGAAATCGGCGGTACGGCAGAAGAAGAAGCAGCTGAATGGGTAAAAGCTAATATGACAAAACCAGTTGTAGGTTTCATTGGTGGTCAAACTGCGCCTGAAGGCAAACGTATGGGTCATGCTGGGGCGATCATTTCTGGCGGCAAAGGAACTGCTGCTGAAAAGATTAAAACAATGGAAGCTTGTGGTATTAAAGTAGCGGAAACACCAGCTGTTATGGGTGAAACATTAATCTCTGTTTTAAAAGAAAAGGGATTATTTGAGACTTGCAAAAACTACTAA
- the sucC gene encoding ADP-forming succinate--CoA ligase subunit beta, translated as MNIHEYQGKAVLRSYGVSVPNGKVAFTVEEAVEAAKELGTEVCVVKAQIHAGGRGKAGGVKVAKNLEEVRTYAESILGTTLVTHQTGPEGKEVKRLLIEEGCDIKKEYYVGLVLDRATSQVVLMASEEGGTEIEEVAEKTPEKIFKEYIDPAVGLQGFQARRIAFNINIPKELVGQAVKFMMGLYSAFIEKDCSIAEINPLVTTGDGKVMALDAKLNFDSNALYRNKDILELRDLEEEDSKEIEASKYDLNYIPLDGNIGCMVNGAGLAMATMDIIKHYHGDPANFLDVGGGATAEKVTEAFKIILSDKNVKGIFVNIFGGIMKCDVIAEGVIEATKQVGLELPLVVRLEGTNVELGKKILNESGLNIVAAESMADGAQKIVSLVG; from the coding sequence ATGAATATCCATGAGTACCAAGGTAAGGCAGTCCTTAGAAGCTATGGGGTTAGCGTTCCAAACGGGAAGGTTGCATTTACAGTAGAAGAAGCTGTAGAAGCAGCGAAAGAACTAGGAACGGAAGTATGTGTAGTTAAAGCGCAAATTCACGCTGGTGGACGCGGCAAAGCTGGCGGTGTAAAAGTTGCGAAAAATTTAGAAGAAGTTCGTACATATGCAGAAAGCATTTTAGGAACTACACTTGTGACGCATCAAACAGGTCCTGAAGGTAAGGAAGTAAAACGCTTACTTATCGAAGAAGGTTGCGATATTAAAAAAGAATATTATGTAGGTCTTGTATTAGATCGTGCAACTTCTCAAGTTGTTTTAATGGCATCTGAAGAAGGTGGAACAGAAATTGAAGAAGTAGCAGAAAAAACGCCTGAAAAAATCTTTAAAGAATATATTGATCCAGCAGTAGGTTTACAAGGTTTCCAAGCGCGTAGAATCGCGTTTAACATCAATATTCCAAAAGAACTTGTAGGACAAGCTGTGAAGTTTATGATGGGCTTATACAGTGCGTTTATCGAAAAAGATTGCTCTATCGCTGAGATTAATCCACTTGTTACAACAGGTGACGGTAAAGTTATGGCGTTAGATGCAAAATTAAACTTTGATTCTAATGCGTTATATCGCAATAAAGACATTTTAGAACTTCGTGATCTTGAAGAAGAAGATTCAAAAGAAATTGAAGCTTCTAAATATGACTTAAACTACATTCCTTTAGATGGAAATATCGGTTGTATGGTTAATGGTGCAGGTTTAGCAATGGCTACAATGGATATCATTAAACATTACCATGGTGACCCGGCTAACTTCTTAGATGTTGGTGGCGGCGCAACAGCTGAAAAAGTTACAGAAGCATTCAAAATTATCCTTTCTGACAAAAATGTAAAAGGTATCTTCGTTAACATTTTTGGTGGCATTATGAAGTGTGATGTTATCGCAGAAGGTGTTATTGAAGCAACTAAGCAGGTAGGTCTTGAGTTGCCTTTAGTTGTACGTCTTGAAGGTACAAACGTAGAGTTAGGAAAGAAAATTTTAAATGAGTCTGGTTTAAATATTGTTGCAGCAGAATCTATGGCAGACGGTGCACAAAAAATTGTTTCACTAGTGGGCTAA
- a CDS encoding ribonuclease HII — MQKMTIQEAECLLQEIMSEEDEHFQMLVKDERKGVQKLILKWYKQKELAQKEREKFLEMSKYENELREKGLTYIAGIDEVGRGPLAGPVVTAAVVLPEDFYIPGLNDSKKLSEAKRERFYDEIKEHAIAIGVGIVSPQVIDEINIYQATKQAMLDAVANLSCTPEYLLIDAMKLPTSIPQTSIIKGDAKSVSISAASIIAKVTRDRMMKELGGKYPAYGFEQHMGYGTKQHLEAIEVHGVLEEHRKSFAPIKDMIQK; from the coding sequence ATGCAAAAAATGACTATTCAAGAAGCGGAATGTTTGCTGCAAGAAATTATGAGTGAAGAAGACGAGCATTTTCAAATGTTAGTGAAAGATGAGCGAAAAGGTGTTCAAAAACTAATTTTGAAGTGGTATAAACAAAAAGAGTTAGCACAAAAAGAAAGAGAAAAATTTCTAGAAATGTCAAAGTACGAAAATGAGTTACGTGAAAAAGGGCTCACGTACATTGCTGGCATTGATGAAGTGGGCCGTGGGCCGTTAGCAGGACCTGTTGTGACGGCGGCTGTCGTCCTTCCAGAAGATTTTTATATTCCAGGATTAAATGACTCGAAAAAATTAAGTGAAGCGAAACGTGAGCGTTTTTATGATGAAATTAAAGAGCATGCAATTGCGATTGGAGTGGGAATTGTATCACCACAAGTTATTGATGAAATAAATATTTATCAAGCGACGAAGCAAGCGATGTTAGATGCCGTTGCTAATTTATCATGTACACCAGAATATCTATTAATCGATGCGATGAAGCTTCCTACATCAATTCCGCAAACATCAATCATTAAAGGTGATGCGAAAAGTGTCTCTATTTCAGCTGCATCTATTATTGCGAAAGTCACGAGAGATCGCATGATGAAAGAGTTAGGAGGAAAGTATCCTGCATATGGATTTGAACAACACATGGGATATGGGACGAAACAGCATTTAGAAGCGATTGAAGTACATGGAGTATTAGAGGAACATCGAAAATCATTCGCGCCAATTAAAGATATGATTCAAAAATAA
- the ylqF gene encoding ribosome biogenesis GTPase YlqF, whose product MVIQWFPGHMAKARRQVTEKLKLIDVVIELVDARLPLSSRNPMIDEIITHKPRLVVLNKADMADDRLTKQWIAYFDERGQKAISINAQAGQGMKEIAAACKVLVKEKFDKMVAKGIRPRAIRALIVGIPNVGKSTLINKLAKKNIAKTGDRPGVTTAQQWIKVGKEMELLDTPGILWPKFEDELVGLRLATTGAIKDSILNLQDVAIYALRFMEKHYPERLKERYNLNDIPEEIVELFDAIGKNRGCLMGGGMIDYDKTSELILRELRGGRFGKMTFETPEEFAEQVEDVEKVEEV is encoded by the coding sequence ATGGTAATCCAATGGTTCCCGGGACATATGGCAAAGGCTAGACGCCAAGTAACAGAAAAATTAAAGTTAATTGATGTTGTAATTGAGCTTGTAGATGCTCGATTACCTTTATCTTCTCGTAATCCAATGATTGATGAAATTATTACGCATAAACCAAGGCTTGTTGTTTTAAATAAAGCCGATATGGCGGATGATCGTCTTACAAAGCAGTGGATTGCATATTTTGATGAAAGAGGTCAAAAGGCAATTTCAATTAATGCACAAGCTGGACAAGGTATGAAAGAAATTGCAGCAGCTTGTAAAGTACTTGTCAAAGAAAAATTCGATAAAATGGTTGCTAAAGGCATTAGACCAAGAGCAATTCGTGCTTTAATTGTAGGTATTCCAAACGTTGGTAAATCTACACTGATTAATAAATTAGCGAAGAAGAATATAGCAAAAACAGGAGATCGTCCTGGTGTGACAACGGCCCAGCAGTGGATTAAAGTTGGGAAAGAAATGGAATTATTAGATACACCAGGTATTTTGTGGCCTAAATTTGAAGATGAATTAGTTGGTCTTCGTTTAGCGACGACGGGTGCAATTAAAGATTCTATATTAAATTTACAGGATGTAGCTATTTATGCGTTACGCTTTATGGAAAAACATTATCCAGAACGTTTAAAAGAGCGATATAATTTAAATGACATTCCAGAAGAGATTGTGGAGTTATTTGATGCAATTGGAAAAAACAGAGGTTGCTTAATGGGCGGCGGAATGATTGATTATGATAAAACATCTGAGCTTATACTTCGTGAGCTTCGTGGTGGAAGATTTGGGAAAATGACATTTGAAACACCAGAAGAGTTTGCAGAGCAGGTAGAAGATGTGGAAAAAGTAGAAGAAGTATAA
- the lepB gene encoding signal peptidase I, translated as MKKEKSSLWEWIKAILIAVVLAGVIRQFFFAPILVDGVSMSPTLHDRDRMIVNKIGYHIGDPKRFDIIVFRATEEKDYIKRIIGLPGDEIEYRNDKLYVNGKPYEEPYLDKQKKQLADGPLTYDFTLEEMTGKKTVPEGQLFVLGDNRRFSKDSRSIGTISMDQVIGKANMLYWPLKDARIVK; from the coding sequence ATGAAGAAAGAGAAGAGCTCACTTTGGGAATGGATCAAAGCAATTTTGATTGCTGTTGTATTAGCGGGCGTAATTAGACAGTTTTTCTTTGCCCCAATTCTCGTAGATGGTGTATCGATGTCGCCGACTTTACATGACCGTGATCGAATGATTGTTAATAAAATTGGCTATCACATAGGTGATCCGAAACGCTTTGATATTATTGTATTCCGAGCGACGGAAGAAAAAGATTATATTAAGCGTATTATTGGCCTGCCAGGCGACGAAATCGAATACCGTAATGATAAACTATATGTTAACGGGAAACCTTATGAGGAGCCGTATTTAGATAAGCAGAAAAAACAACTTGCTGACGGACCGCTTACATATGATTTTACTCTTGAAGAAATGACAGGAAAGAAAACTGTTCCAGAAGGTCAATTATTTGTTTTAGGCGATAATCGTCGTTTTAGTAAAGATAGCCGTTCGATTGGTACAATTTCAATGGACCAAGTGATTGGTAAAGCAAATATGCTATATTGGCCGTTAAAAGATGCACGTATTGTGAAATAA
- the rplS gene encoding 50S ribosomal protein L19 — translation MQQLITEITKGQLKTDLPSFRPGDTLRVHVKVVEGTRERIQLFEGVVIKRRGGGISETFTVRKISYGVGVERTFPVHTPRIANIEVLRRGKVRRAKLYYLRNLRGKKARIKEIR, via the coding sequence ATGCAACAATTAATCACAGAAATCACAAAAGGCCAATTAAAAACTGACCTTCCTTCATTCCGTCCTGGAGACACTTTACGTGTACACGTAAAAGTAGTTGAGGGAACTCGTGAAAGAATTCAGCTTTTCGAAGGTGTTGTAATTAAACGTCGTGGTGGCGGAATCAGTGAAACATTCACAGTTCGTAAGATTTCTTACGGTGTAGGTGTTGAGCGTACATTCCCAGTTCACACGCCAAGAATCGCGAACATCGAAGTACTTCGCCGTGGTAAAGTACGTCGTGCTAAGTTATACTACTTACGTAACCTTCGCGGTAAAAAAGCACGTATTAAAGAAATTCGATAA
- the trmD gene encoding tRNA (guanosine(37)-N1)-methyltransferase TrmD, whose amino-acid sequence MKIDILTLFPDMFTGVFGSSILKKAQEKEAVELRVVNFREYTTSKHNSVDDYPYGGGAGMVLTPQPIFDAVEELTKETDRKPRIVLMCPQGERFTQKKAEELAGEEHVIFVCGHYEGYDERIREHLVTDEISIGDYVLTGGELASMVVTDSVVRLLPGVLGNQTSQVEDSFSTGLLEHPHYTRPADFRGMKVPDVLMSGNHKNIDEWRHKESLRRTYTRRPDLLEERELSKQEEKWLEQIKEDR is encoded by the coding sequence ATGAAAATTGACATTTTAACATTGTTTCCAGATATGTTTACGGGAGTATTTGGGTCTTCAATTTTAAAGAAAGCACAAGAAAAAGAAGCGGTAGAGCTTCGTGTTGTCAATTTCCGTGAGTATACAACTAGTAAGCATAATAGTGTAGATGATTATCCGTATGGTGGGGGCGCTGGTATGGTATTAACCCCGCAGCCTATCTTTGACGCAGTAGAAGAGTTAACGAAGGAAACAGACCGTAAGCCGAGAATCGTCTTAATGTGTCCACAAGGAGAGCGTTTCACGCAGAAGAAGGCAGAAGAGCTTGCTGGAGAAGAGCATGTTATTTTTGTATGTGGCCATTATGAAGGATACGATGAACGAATTCGTGAGCATCTTGTAACAGATGAGATTTCTATTGGGGATTACGTATTAACGGGTGGAGAATTGGCTTCTATGGTAGTCACTGACAGTGTTGTACGTCTTTTGCCAGGAGTGCTTGGGAATCAAACGTCGCAAGTGGAAGACTCTTTTAGCACAGGTTTGTTAGAGCACCCACATTATACACGTCCTGCTGATTTTCGTGGTATGAAGGTACCGGATGTACTAATGTCAGGAAATCATAAAAACATTGATGAATGGCGCCATAAAGAGTCACTACGTCGTACGTACACACGTAGACCGGATTTACTGGAAGAACGAGAATTATCCAAGCAAGAAGAGAAATGGCTGGAACAGATTAAAGAAGACCGATAA
- the rimM gene encoding ribosome maturation factor RimM (Essential for efficient processing of 16S rRNA), with protein sequence MTKWFNVGKIVNTHGVKGEIRVISRTDFPEERYKVGNTLYIWDEKGTDYLTVKVTAHRQHKTFDLLTFEGYNNVDEAEKFKGSLIKVPEEQLGELAEGEYYYHEIIGCNVVTEEGEALGTIKEILSPGANDVWVIKRPKGQDLLIPYIDDVVLQVNIENKLVTIHVMEGLL encoded by the coding sequence ATGACAAAATGGTTTAACGTAGGGAAAATTGTAAATACTCATGGCGTAAAAGGAGAAATTCGTGTTATTTCTCGTACTGATTTTCCAGAAGAGCGATATAAAGTAGGGAACACGTTATACATATGGGATGAGAAAGGTACAGACTATCTTACAGTGAAGGTAACTGCTCATCGTCAACATAAGACATTTGATTTATTAACATTTGAAGGATACAACAATGTAGATGAAGCAGAGAAGTTTAAAGGTTCTTTAATAAAAGTACCAGAAGAGCAGTTAGGCGAACTAGCTGAAGGTGAATACTACTACCATGAAATTATTGGTTGCAACGTTGTAACGGAAGAAGGAGAAGCGTTAGGGACAATCAAAGAGATTCTATCTCCTGGTGCGAATGACGTTTGGGTGATTAAACGTCCAAAGGGTCAAGATCTGTTAATTCCTTATATTGATGACGTTGTACTTCAAGTTAACATTGAAAATAAATTAGTAACCATTCATGTAATGGAAGGGCTACTATAA
- a CDS encoding KH domain-containing protein: MKMLVETIVKPLVDHPGDVKVTQELCNGEIKYRLTVHPEDVGKVIGKQGKVAKAIRMLLYSVGHHNDENVTLEIQ, from the coding sequence ATGAAAATGTTAGTCGAGACAATTGTTAAACCTCTTGTGGATCATCCTGGAGATGTAAAAGTTACACAGGAACTTTGCAACGGAGAAATAAAGTATCGATTAACTGTACATCCTGAGGATGTTGGAAAAGTCATTGGAAAGCAAGGGAAAGTTGCGAAAGCGATTCGAATGCTCTTGTATTCAGTGGGACATCATAATGATGAGAACGTCACACTGGAAATTCAATAA
- the rpsP gene encoding 30S ribosomal protein S16, which translates to MAVKIRLKRMGAKKTPFYRVVVADSRSPRDGRFIEEIGTYNPVAQPAEVKINEEAALKWLGNGAKPSDTVRNLFSNQGIMEKFHLSKQGK; encoded by the coding sequence ATGGCAGTTAAAATTCGTTTAAAACGTATGGGAGCTAAAAAAACTCCTTTCTATCGTGTAGTTGTTGCAGATTCTCGTTCTCCTCGTGACGGACGTTTCATTGAGGAAATCGGTACTTACAATCCGGTTGCTCAACCAGCGGAAGTTAAGATCAACGAAGAAGCAGCATTAAAATGGTTAGGAAATGGTGCTAAACCATCTGATACAGTTCGTAACCTTTTCTCTAACCAAGGTATCATGGAGAAATTCCACTTATCTAAACAAGGTAAGTAA
- the ffh gene encoding signal recognition particle protein has protein sequence MAFEGLADRLQQTMQKIRGKGKVSEADVKEMMREVRLALLEADVNFKVVKDFIKRVSERAVGQDVMKSLTPGQQVIKIVQEELTELMGGEQSKIAVANKPPTVIMMVGLQGAGKTTTTGKLANLLRKKHNRKPMLVAADIYRPAAIKQLETLGKQLDMPVFSLGDQVSPVEIAKQAIAKAKEDHHDYVLIDTAGRLHIDEELMDELAKVKEVAKPDEIFLVVDAMTGQDAVNVAQSFHEQLGLTGVVLTKLDGDTRGGAALSIKAVTNTPIKFAGMGEKLDAIEAFHPERMASRILGMGDVLTLIEKAQATVDEEKAKELEQKMRTLSFTLDDFLEQLGQVRQLGPLDELLGMLPGANKIKGLKNAQVDEKQIGHIEAIIRSMTKVEREQPEIINASRKKRIAKGSGTTVQEINRLIKQFDDMKKMMKTMTGMQKGKKKGLGGLKFPFM, from the coding sequence ATGGCATTTGAAGGATTAGCCGACCGACTTCAACAGACAATGCAAAAAATCCGCGGCAAAGGAAAAGTTTCTGAAGCCGATGTGAAAGAAATGATGAGAGAAGTTCGTCTAGCTCTTTTAGAAGCGGATGTTAACTTTAAAGTAGTAAAAGATTTTATAAAGCGTGTGTCTGAGCGTGCTGTCGGACAAGATGTAATGAAAAGTTTGACACCTGGACAACAAGTAATTAAAATCGTACAGGAAGAACTTACAGAACTTATGGGCGGAGAGCAAAGCAAAATTGCTGTTGCTAATAAGCCACCTACTGTTATAATGATGGTTGGTCTGCAAGGTGCGGGTAAAACAACGACGACAGGTAAGCTTGCGAATTTGCTTCGTAAAAAGCATAATCGTAAACCGATGCTTGTTGCAGCGGATATTTACCGTCCAGCAGCGATTAAACAGCTTGAAACATTAGGGAAGCAATTGGACATGCCTGTTTTCTCTTTAGGAGATCAAGTAAGTCCGGTTGAAATTGCGAAACAAGCGATTGCGAAAGCAAAAGAAGATCATCACGATTATGTTTTAATCGATACAGCGGGTCGCCTGCATATTGATGAAGAACTAATGGATGAATTAGCGAAAGTCAAAGAAGTTGCGAAACCGGATGAAATTTTCCTTGTTGTCGATGCGATGACAGGACAAGACGCGGTAAATGTAGCACAAAGTTTCCATGAACAGTTAGGTTTAACAGGTGTTGTATTAACGAAATTAGATGGTGATACGCGCGGTGGTGCGGCATTATCTATTAAGGCTGTAACAAATACACCAATTAAATTTGCTGGTATGGGTGAAAAACTAGATGCAATTGAAGCGTTCCATCCAGAACGTATGGCATCCCGTATTTTAGGGATGGGTGACGTCTTAACATTAATTGAAAAAGCGCAAGCTACAGTTGATGAAGAGAAAGCAAAAGAACTTGAGCAAAAAATGCGTACGCTTTCGTTTACGCTTGACGATTTCCTAGAACAACTTGGACAAGTGCGTCAACTTGGACCGCTTGACGAATTGTTAGGAATGCTTCCTGGTGCAAATAAAATTAAAGGGCTGAAAAATGCACAAGTTGATGAAAAACAAATTGGGCATATTGAGGCAATTATTCGTTCTATGACTAAAGTAGAACGAGAACAACCGGAGATAATCAATGCTAGTCGTAAAAAGCGCATTGCCAAAGGTAGCGGTACAACGGTACAAGAAATCAATCGTCTAATCAAGCAATTTGATGATATGAAAAAAATGATGAAGACGATGACGGGAATGCAAAAAGGTAAGAAAAAAGGACTAGGTGGATTGAAGTTTCCATTCATGTAA
- a CDS encoding putative DNA-binding protein, translating into MLEKTTRMNYLFDFYQSLLTQKQRSYMSLYYLDDLSLGEIAEEFDVSRQAVYDNIKRTEAMLEEYEDKLVLLQKFQERQRLVAKLKQLISEEEHVNEEMKQVVEAIEKLD; encoded by the coding sequence ATGCTCGAGAAAACAACGAGAATGAACTATTTATTTGATTTTTATCAATCGTTGTTAACGCAAAAACAAAGAAGTTATATGTCGCTTTATTATTTAGATGATTTATCTCTTGGTGAAATTGCGGAAGAATTTGATGTAAGTCGCCAAGCCGTGTATGATAACATTAAACGGACTGAAGCGATGCTTGAAGAATATGAAGATAAATTAGTATTACTTCAAAAGTTTCAAGAGCGACAGCGACTTGTTGCAAAGCTAAAACAGCTAATCAGCGAAGAAGAGCATGTGAATGAAGAAATGAAACAAGTTGTTGAAGCTATCGAAAAATTAGATTAG
- the ftsY gene encoding signal recognition particle-docking protein FtsY, whose amino-acid sequence MSFFKKLKEKISKQTDTVTEKFKQGLEKTRNSFADKVNDLVYRYRKIDEDFFEELEEILISADVGVSTVMELIDQLKEEVQRRNIQDPKEVQAVISEKLVGIYKGDSDFSNEVNIQEDQLTVVLFVGVNGVGKTTTIGKLAHKFKLEGKSVLLAAGDTFRAGAIEQLEVWGDRVGVEVIKQESGSDPAAVMYDAVQAAKARKVDVLLCDTAGRLQNKVNLMKELEKVKRVIEREVPGAPHEVLLVIDATTGQNGLSQAKTFREATNVTGIVLTKLDGTAKGGIVLAIRNEMDVPVKFVGLGEQMDDLQQFDPEQYVYGLFANLVETEEV is encoded by the coding sequence ATGAGTTTTTTTAAAAAATTAAAAGAAAAAATTTCAAAACAAACGGATACGGTAACAGAGAAGTTTAAACAAGGATTAGAAAAAACGAGAAATTCATTTGCTGATAAAGTAAATGACTTAGTGTACCGTTACCGTAAAATAGACGAAGATTTCTTTGAGGAATTAGAAGAAATTTTAATTAGTGCGGATGTCGGAGTTTCGACAGTGATGGAACTAATTGATCAGTTGAAAGAAGAAGTGCAACGTCGTAACATTCAAGATCCGAAAGAAGTACAGGCTGTTATTTCTGAAAAGCTAGTGGGAATTTACAAAGGTGACAGCGACTTTAGTAATGAAGTTAATATACAAGAGGATCAATTAACAGTAGTTTTATTTGTTGGTGTTAATGGTGTGGGGAAAACAACGACGATTGGTAAGCTTGCACATAAATTTAAATTAGAAGGTAAGTCTGTCCTATTGGCGGCAGGAGATACATTCCGTGCTGGGGCGATTGAACAATTAGAAGTATGGGGCGATCGTGTTGGTGTAGAAGTAATTAAACAAGAATCAGGATCTGACCCAGCGGCGGTTATGTATGATGCTGTACAAGCGGCAAAGGCCCGTAAAGTGGATGTATTGCTATGTGATACAGCAGGACGCTTACAAAATAAAGTAAACTTAATGAAAGAGTTAGAGAAAGTGAAGCGCGTAATTGAGCGTGAAGTACCAGGAGCTCCTCATGAAGTATTACTAGTTATTGATGCAACGACAGGACAAAATGGTTTAAGCCAAGCGAAAACATTCCGTGAAGCAACAAATGTTACTGGTATTGTTTTAACGAAGTTAGATGGAACTGCTAAAGGTGGTATCGTCTTAGCGATTCGTAACGAAATGGATGTTCCGGTGAAATTTGTTGGGCTAGGAGAGCAAATGGATGATCTGCAGCAGTTTGATCCAGAACAATATGTTTATGGTTTGTTTGCGAACTTAGTAGAAACAGAAGAAGTGTAA